The proteins below come from a single Corylus avellana chromosome ca3, CavTom2PMs-1.0 genomic window:
- the LOC132174439 gene encoding uncharacterized protein LOC132174439: protein MIEAPVLALPNFKKIFEVNYDAFGVGIGGVLSQEGCLIAFFSEKLSGSMKNYYSYDLEYYAIVQSLKHLRHYLVQKEFILIIDHEALKYINGQQKLVQDMLNGLLTFRSSLFRVVDALSRRVALFTTMHTKVVGFDTFPELYMEHPSFMRIFAKESVGKRSDYVILNGSLFQGLQLRIPDSLLKEQII from the coding sequence ATGATAGAAGCACCTGTTCTTGCTCTTCCAAACTTCAAGAAGATTTTTGAAGTCAACTATGATGCATTTGGCGTTGGCATTGGTGGTGTCCTAAGCCAAGAAGGGTGTTTGATCGCcttttttagtgaaaagctaTCGGGGTCCATGAAGAACTATTACTCCTATGACTTGGAGTATTATGCCATTGTACAATCTTTGAAGCATTTGCGTCATTACCTGGTGCAGAAGGAGTTCATTCTTATCATTGATCATGAGGCCCTCAAGTATATCAATGGCCAACAAAAGCTCGTTCAAGACATGCTAAATGGGTTGCTTACCTTTAGGAGTTCACTTTTTCGAGTCGTTGATGCTCTGAGTAGGAGGGTTGCACTTTTTACTACTATGCATACCAAAGTTGTGGGTTTTGACACTTTCCCAGAGTTGTATATGGAACATCCTTCATTCATGAGGATATTTGCTAAGGAGTCTGTAGGTAAGCGTAGTGATTATGTTATTCTAAATGGTTCTCTATTTCAGGGCTTACAACTACGCATTCCAGATAGTTTATTGAAGGAGCAGATAATATGA